GATCGCGGACCGCCGCGACAACGACATCAACGCCCGCGCCCAGAAGCTCGAGGCCGACCTGGCCGAGCTCGAGGCCGAGGGCGCCAAGGCCGACGCGCGCCGCAAGGTCCGCGACTCGGCCGAGCGCGAGATGGCGCAGATCCGCAAGCGCGCGGACGCCGAGCTCGAGCGCCTCGACACGGTCTGGGACCGGTTCAAGAACCTCAAGGTCGCGGACCTCGAGGGCGACGAGATGCTCTACCGCCAGCTCCAGGACCGGTACGGCAACTACTTCGAGGGCTCGATGGGCGCCGCGGCGATCCAGAAGCGCCTCGAGGCGTTCGACCTCGACGCCGAGTCCGAGTCGCTGCGCGACATCATCAAGAACGGCAAGGGGCAGCGCAAGACGCGTGCCCTCAAGCGCCTCAAGGTCGTCAACGCGTTCCTCACGACGAGCAACTCGCCGACCGGCATGGTCCTCGACGCGGTCCCGGTCATCCCGCCGGACCTGCGCCCGATGGTCCAGCTCGACGGTGGCCGCTTCGCCACGTCGGACCTGAACGACCTGTACCGCCGCGTGATCAACCGCAACAACCGCCTCAAGCGGCTGCTGGACCTCGGCGCGCCCGAGATCATCGTCAACAACGAGAAGCGGATGCTCCAGGAGGCCGTGGACTCGCTGTTCGACAACGGCCGCCGCGGCCGTCCGGTGACGGGTCCGGGCAACCGCCCGCTCAAGTCGATCTCGGACATGCTCAAGGGCAAGCAGGGCCGGTTCCGCCAGAACCTGCTCGGCAAGCGCGTCGACTACTCGGGCCGCTCGGTCATCGTCGTCGGCCCGCAGCTCAAGCTGCACCAGTGCGGTCTGCCCAAGCAGATGGCGCTCGAGCTGTTCAAGCCGTTCGTGATGAAGCGCCTCGTGGACCTCAACCACGCGCAGAACATCAAGTCGGCCAAGCGCATGGTCGAGCGCGCGCGCCCGGTCGTGTGGGACGTGCTCGAGGAGGTCATCACCGAGCACCCGGTGCTGCTGAACCGTGCGCCCACGCTGCACCGTCTGGGCATCCAGGCGTTCGAGCCGCAGCTCGTCGAGGGCAAGGCGATCCACCTGCACCCGCTCGTCTGCGCGGCGTTCAACGCCGACTTCGACGGTGACCAGATGGCCGTGCACCTGCCCCTGAGCGCCGAGGCGCAGGCCGAGGCCCGCATCCTCATGCTCTCGAGCAACAACATCCTCAAGCCGTCGGACGGCCGTCCGGTGACCATGCCCTCGCAGGACATGATCATCGGCCTGTTCCACCTGACGAGCGACAAGGACGGCGCGCTGGGCGAGGGCCGCCAGTTCTCCTCGGTCTCCGAGGCGATCATGGCGTTCGACCAGGGCTCGCTCGACCTCAACGCGAAGATCAAGATCCGCCTCGAGGACCTCGTCCTCGCGGAGGGCGAGGGTCCGGAGGGCTGGACCGAGGGCGACGCGCTCGTCTTCGACACCACCCTGGGTCGCGCGCTGTTCAACGAGCTGCTCCCGGTCGACTACCCGTACGAGAACGGCGTCGTCGACAAGAAGCGTCTCTCGGTCATCGTCAACGACCTCGCCGAGCGCTACCCGAAGGTTGCCGTCGCGGCGTCCCTCGACGCGCTCAAGGAGGCCGGCTTCCGCTGGGCCACCCGCTCGGGCGTCACGATCTCCATCTCGGACGTCGCGACCCCGGCCGCGAAGGCCCAGATCCTCGAGGAGCACGAGGCGCGCGCGGCTAAGGTGCAGGGCCAGTACGAGAAGGGCCTCATCACCGACGACGAGCGTCGCCAGGAGCTCATCGAGATCTGGACGCAGGCCACCGACAAGGTCGCCGACGCGATGCGCGCGAACTTCCCGAAGGAGAACACCGTCTTCAAGATGGTGGGCTCCGGGGCGCGTGGTAACTGGATGCAGGTCCGGCAGATCGCCGGCATGCGTGGTCTGGTCGCCAACCCGAAGGGCGAGATCATCCCGCGCCCGATCAAGGCGAACTACCGCGAGGGCCTGTCCGTCCTCGAGTACTTCATCGCGACGCACGGTGCCCGCAAGGGTCTGGCGGACACCGCTCTGCGGACCGCCGACTCGGGCTACCTCACGCGTCGTCTGGTGGACGTCTCGCAGGACGTCATCGTCCGCGAGGAGGACTGCGGCACCGAGCGCGGCCTGACCATGACGGTCGGCGTCCCGGCGGGCGACGGCACACTGCGTCGTCACGACAAGGTCGAGACGAGCGTGTACTCGCGCACGCTGGCGACCGAGGTCGAGATCGACGGCACCGTGATCGGCGAGGCCGGTGAGGACGTCGGTGACGTGCTCATCGACGCGCTGCTCGCGGCGGGCGTGACGGACCTCAAGGTCCGCTCGGTCCTCACGTGCGAGTCGCGCGTGGGCACGTGCGCCAAGTGCTACGGCCGTTCGCTCGCGACCGGCAAGCTCGTCGACATCGGCGAGGCCGTCGGCATCATCGCGGCCCAGTCGATCGGTGAGCCCGGCACGCAGCTCACGATGCGTACCTTCCACACCGGTGGTGTGGCCTCGGCCGACGACATCACGCAGGGTCTGCCCCGTATCCAGGAGCTGTTCGAGGCCCGCACCCCCAAGGGTGAGGGTCCGATCGCGGAGTTCTCGGGCCGGATCACGATCGACGAGTCGGACCGGGTGCGTCGCATCCTGCTCACGCCCGACGACGGCTCCGAGGAGCTCGCCTACCCGATCACGAAGCGCTCGCGCCTCCTGGTCTCGGACGGCGACCACGTCGAGGTCGGCACCCAGCTCGTCCAGGGTGCGGTGGACCCGAAGAAGGTCCTGCGCATCCTCGGCCCGCGTGCGACGCAGAAGCACCTGGTCGACGAGGTGCAGGTCGTCTACAGCTCGCAGGGTGTGGACATCCACGACAAGCACATCGAGGTCATCGTCCGGCAGATGCTCCGCCGGATCACGGTCCTCGACTCGGGCGACACGGACCTCCTGCCGGGCGAGCTCGCCGAGCGCGGCCGCTTCGAGGATGCCAACCGCCGTGCGGTCTCCGAGGGCGGTCAGCCGGCCTCGGGTCGTCCGGAGCTCATGGGCATCACGAAGGCGTCCCTCGCGACGGACTCGTGGCTGTCCGCGGCCTCCTTCCAGGAGACGACGCGCGTCCTCACCGAGGCCGCGATGTCGGGCCGCAGCGACCCGCTGCTCGGCCTCAAGGAGAACGTCATCCTCGGCAAGCTCATCCCCGCCGGTACGGGCCTCGCCCGCTACCGCAACGTGGCGGTCGAGCCCACCGAGGAGGCGAAGGCCGAGCTCTACCCGTCCTTCGGCTACGACGAGATCGACTTCCCCGCCCTGGGCCTCGGCTCGGGCGAGGCGATCCCGCTCGAGGACATCGACTTCGGCGAGTTCCGCTGAGCCGAGCCACCCGGTCCGTGTGACCGACGACCCGAGGGGGTCCACCGCCAGGTGGGCCCCCTCGGGCGTTCCCGGGGGAGGCCGGCCAGAGGCGGCCCGCACGTAGCCCGGAGCCTGTGCGACGACGGCTCGCCGGTCGACGTCGTGGTCACGCCCGAGATGGTGCAGTGGCCCGATGGCAGCCCGGCCTTCGTCGACAACCAGCAGCGCGGCGAGGAGTACGAGCTGTGGCCGCTCTGATGCGCGGTCTCCGCACGGTGTCCGCGGCGGCGCTCGCGCTCGCCGGTGTCGCCGGACGCCGGGCCTTTGACGCCCGCTGAACCGGGCGGTAACGTAGGACACCGTGCCCGCGCCGTCGGGCCCTCGTGCGTGCACACCGCCCGACGTCCCAGGGGTTCGTTCCCCGGACGGGGTCGGGTGCACCGGGTGGAGACCTCTTCTCCGCGTGCGAATCCCCGTCGATGACAGCTTCGACGAGGACCGCCGCGGGCGGACAGGGCGACACGCCCGGGCGCGGGGGTCGGTGTTCGTCGGTGCAGGAGGAAAGGCCTTCGGGCCGCTGGGACGAGGCGGGATCCGTGCGCAGCACGGGTCGGGTCGCGCTCCGGCGGTCCATCCGGACCGGGCAAGGACCCGGTCGACCAGAGTTCCACCAACAGACTCGGAGACGTAGTGCCTACGATCCAGCAGCTGGTCCGCAAGGGCCGGCAGGCGAAAGTGAACAAGTCGAAGACCCCCGCGCTCCAGGGCAGCCCGCAGCGCCGCGGTGTGTGCACCCGCGTCTACACGACCACCCCGAAGAAGCCGAACTCGGCTCTCCGCAAGGTCGCGCGCGTCAAGCTCTCGA
The Cellulomonas sp. NS3 DNA segment above includes these coding regions:
- a CDS encoding DNA-directed RNA polymerase subunit beta', encoding MLDVNVFDELRIGLATAEDIRTWSHGEVKKPETINYRTLKPEKDGLFCEKIFGPTRDWECYCGKYKRVRFKGIICERCGVEVTRSKVRRERMGHIELAAPVTHIWFFKGVPSRLGYLLDLAPKDLEKVIYFAAYMITHVDVDGRHEDLPNLQNEIDLEKKEIADRRDNDINARAQKLEADLAELEAEGAKADARRKVRDSAEREMAQIRKRADAELERLDTVWDRFKNLKVADLEGDEMLYRQLQDRYGNYFEGSMGAAAIQKRLEAFDLDAESESLRDIIKNGKGQRKTRALKRLKVVNAFLTTSNSPTGMVLDAVPVIPPDLRPMVQLDGGRFATSDLNDLYRRVINRNNRLKRLLDLGAPEIIVNNEKRMLQEAVDSLFDNGRRGRPVTGPGNRPLKSISDMLKGKQGRFRQNLLGKRVDYSGRSVIVVGPQLKLHQCGLPKQMALELFKPFVMKRLVDLNHAQNIKSAKRMVERARPVVWDVLEEVITEHPVLLNRAPTLHRLGIQAFEPQLVEGKAIHLHPLVCAAFNADFDGDQMAVHLPLSAEAQAEARILMLSSNNILKPSDGRPVTMPSQDMIIGLFHLTSDKDGALGEGRQFSSVSEAIMAFDQGSLDLNAKIKIRLEDLVLAEGEGPEGWTEGDALVFDTTLGRALFNELLPVDYPYENGVVDKKRLSVIVNDLAERYPKVAVAASLDALKEAGFRWATRSGVTISISDVATPAAKAQILEEHEARAAKVQGQYEKGLITDDERRQELIEIWTQATDKVADAMRANFPKENTVFKMVGSGARGNWMQVRQIAGMRGLVANPKGEIIPRPIKANYREGLSVLEYFIATHGARKGLADTALRTADSGYLTRRLVDVSQDVIVREEDCGTERGLTMTVGVPAGDGTLRRHDKVETSVYSRTLATEVEIDGTVIGEAGEDVGDVLIDALLAAGVTDLKVRSVLTCESRVGTCAKCYGRSLATGKLVDIGEAVGIIAAQSIGEPGTQLTMRTFHTGGVASADDITQGLPRIQELFEARTPKGEGPIAEFSGRITIDESDRVRRILLTPDDGSEELAYPITKRSRLLVSDGDHVEVGTQLVQGAVDPKKVLRILGPRATQKHLVDEVQVVYSSQGVDIHDKHIEVIVRQMLRRITVLDSGDTDLLPGELAERGRFEDANRRAVSEGGQPASGRPELMGITKASLATDSWLSAASFQETTRVLTEAAMSGRSDPLLGLKENVILGKLIPAGTGLARYRNVAVEPTEEAKAELYPSFGYDEIDFPALGLGSGEAIPLEDIDFGEFR